The segment agctctatcttaggtactgctctcccagttgctcattaagacgtgttagatgaccaaaacagcgtgtgcctatgttacaccaaacctaagttccactaggtacagccggggttcagcatcagctctatcttgggtactgctctcccaagtgctcatcaaggcgtgtcggatgaccaaaacagcgtttgtctacgttgcaccaaacctgagttccactagttacagccagggttcagcatcagctttatcttgggtactgctcccccaactactcattaagacgtgttggatgaccaaaacagcgtgcgcctatgttgcaccaaacctgagctccactaggtacagccagggttcagcatcagctcagatctatgtatactaaaaccttctccaaaatgtaacaaacatttttctgaataccgcatcaaactcggttcagccaaacgcgagataatctcggacaaacatacgggtcaaactgagaaccttttttttaaggcggttaaaaattttggagtaactgaccttctgccgttaattccgccttttacacttactgggattaaatattaaataaagtacatacacacaaacacacacacacacacacacacacacacacacacacacacacacacacacacacacacacacacacacacacacacacacacacatacatacatacatacatacatacatacatacatacatgcaatacatacaaacgctattaaacataaggctctttccaccatacgattgatctactttataaccaatgatgtaaggactgatggaaatcgggctccttgtatgtaatgtgagttagcacaatataaaatggattatcttgtgtagtctggttacgcgttttactaggagcactaatacaacgaactcttacaacttaagataaaagaactacgcgtgaccacctcaatattccccatgccctggttacacgttttactagaagttgatacaatgtagtcttctaactttagataaacgaaaaccgcaataagcccgcgagccgtggccacgcgaaatagtatgagcgctcatacaacgaactcatctaactttaagttagcatagttacgcgcaaccaccaaatgtatgaaacagtggttacgccaaactatgtttatgcgtttatttcgaaaactatgtacttttacaaaaaaaaagtaaagaaatattattcttcacgtctattgaaacacaaaacacatattaaaaatgacttaactcaataaactcacgaaatatatgagtttattagttttcacgctcaccaaaaactttaaagtcgatttactcaaaactatgttttttgagatagcagagatacgtctgacacggcagtgcTGTTAACTTAGAAATTCTGGGATGACCCTTTATTCTTCTTATTACACTTTGATTATTTTTAGCATATATCTTAATTAAATATCTATAAGCTAACAACACCCATCTGACAGGTAAAGGCATTGTTTTAGTCTCTACTTCCATTGCTCTTATTGGGGTTGAACACATTGCCCCTGATATTATTCGCATTgccttattttgaattatttgtaGTTTATGTGTGTGATCAGTATTCATATGTACAAGAAAACTATAGTCAAAGTGACTTCTGACAAGGGTTTTATACAGTAAAGACAGTACTTGAGGGTCTGCGCCCCAAGATATACCGGCAAGACATCTCATAACATTTAAACCTTTAACAGAATTAGAAATTATGTGCTTAGCATGTAGGTCAAAATTTAAATGATTATCTATGACTACGCCTAGAAACTTATGAGAAGGGACTTCTCTGATAATCTcattattatatacaatatttacatttgtTGTGTCCTTGCTTAATATTAATAACTTGCTTTTGTCTGGATTGATCTTTAAGtgtaagtaattattgtaataaacatGAAGTTCATTTAGCGCATTATTAATGTGAGCTTTAGCTACAtctaaattagaattaatagaatatattACAAGATCATCTGCAAATTGCAGTATATTAACATTAGAAGTATTTACAAACGAGTTTATCTCACTAGTATACAAATTATACAGTAGAGGAGACAGTGTTGCTCCTTGCATTGTGCCTTTGAAAACTTGTCGTGGTCCATGTaatatgttattaaatttaacatataGCTCTCTATTgtctaaaaaattaaatatccaTTTGCATAATTTCCCGGGGATATTAATATTAGACAGAACTTTTACTAGTATTGTAGGGTCAACATTGTCAAATGCTCCATGTACatctaaaaatatacaacagCATGTGACTTGTTATAGTTAGCCAATTTTAAATCCGATATAAGAGATATAAAGCTGTCAGAACAGCTTCTACCTCGCCGAAAGCCATTTTGAAATGAAGGCAATATATTGTTTGCCTCAACATACCAATCAAGTCTAGTCTTTATCATATTCTCAAAAACTTTACCAACGCATGAAGATAGAGAAATTGGTCTATAAGAGTTTGCCTCACTAGGAGGCTTGTCtggttttaaaataggtattacACATTGTGTTTTCCAAGATTGAGGTATTTTTCCTAGTAACCAAAGTAAATTCATAATTCTTAATAAAACTTTTTGACCATTAACATGCAGTTTCTTTAAAAGCAAATATGGTATGTCATCCAAGCCTGGGGTAGTATTTTTCCTAGATTGCAGACTTACAATGAATTCCTCCCAAGTAAAAGGTTCAATAAGGTACTTAGACTCATTATTATCATTGTTACTTTCAAATAAACTTTCTATAGAGGTAGGATCGTTACTACAACGTTGGGTTAGTTTAGTTATGAATGGTTCTATAAATTCATCATTTTTGATTATCTGCTTAGATTTTAACCCCTTAAAACgtttaatattattccatattAACCCAATAGGTGTACATCGATTTAAAGAAGCACAAAAACTACGCCAGCTACTAGTTCTTTCCTCTGCTATTGTACGTTTTTTAAGAGCAACAAGTTTCTTGTACGCAATATAATTTTCTAAAGATGGATTGGCCCTGTAATATTTTAACGCCTCATAGGCTTTAATGACACTATCCTCACATTTTTTATTCCACCAAGGAACCGGCGGTCTGCTAATAAAGTTTGTATTTTTAGTAAGTTTTGGGatacattgtatttttaatagatCGAGTTCAGAACTAAATTTGTCATAAGATTGTATAGGATCATTCTCATTTAAAGTAAAATTCGAGAATACCTCTTCTgaaagctctttatatttattcCAGTCAGCTTtagtatatataaatttatCTATTGGATCatttatttggtatttttcaagAGAGGTCAATATACTGATTATAGTAGGGTAGTGATAGCTGCCCATAGGGTCATCATGGACTTGCCACTCGCACAGAGGTGCTATACTTGCACTGCAGAAGCTGACATCGATCGCTGAGGGATTTCGATTGGGGTAAGTAACAGTAGTTGGATTTCCGTCATTTAAGATACATAGGTCTAAGTCACTTATAATATCAAACAGGGTGTTACCCCGAGATTGGTTAGTAGCGCAACCAAACGCTGTATGATGTGCATTGAAATCTCCTGATATTATTATAGGTGTTGGTAATTtctcaattatatttttaagtctATTTAGTCTTATGTGTGGACGGTTTGGAGGACAGTACACACATAAAACTGATAAAGGCCCTCGGTCAGTCACAATTGAAATTGctacattttgaatattttcataaaagtcAGTGTGTATAAaagtatgtttatatatatttttaacaagtaTAGCAACTCCGCCATGTCCATTTTTAGCATATTTGCAGTAAATATTATAACCAGGTATCCTAAAAGCAGTATTAGTTGATTTTAACCAGGTTTCATTAAGAAGACAAACATcaatattataaacttttaaaaaattaattagcaaCGGTTTTTTATTTGTGGCTGATTGTATATTAAATTGAGCAATTCGAATATGTGTATAAtccattatttaatatttttaataagcatATCTTTAATAGAACTGTTAGTGATTGGATTAGAATCGGTCTTATTTGCTAATTCTATGAGAGTACTTTAAAGCGTTCAACAAGTCTACATTCTGTAGTAATTCTTTTTTAAGGTCAAGTTTCGGTGTTTCTGCTGGTGTAGCTGTaggagaaacattttttttctgcgATTGTGGTTTATTTGCTTTTTCTGGAAGTTTTACAGTTTTGTCAAGGAGTATCGGAAACTCAACTTTTCGAGTTTCGGCTTTAGAGGCGTATgtgatattagttttttttctgttattttttgGAGTTTTATTGGACAAGTTTTCGATATTGCTAAATGAGGTCCGCTGCAGTTTGCACAACATAACTGATCCGGTTTGTCACAGTCCTTGTAGAAGTGGTCGCCCGAGCAAATGGAGCAACGCTGTCTTCCGTTACATACTTTAGCTGCATGGTTAAATTTAAAGCATTTAAAACACTGTAGTAGTGGAGGCACATATTCGAAGACTCTGTACGAGAATAAATCGTACTGTACATTGTCCGGTAGTACATGCGACAAGAACGTAATGCTCACTGTCTGTAAAGCAACACGTTCCTGTCCGACTTTTTTCGTGAAGCGGCGGACCGCTATTATCTCATAGATAGAGCTCAACTTTGTGTATAAATCCTTGTTAGAGATATTGGCTGGCACAAATCTGATTATTCCAGTTTTTTCGATTTGGGTCGCCGGTATGTACGCCTTCATGTTATATTTGGTCAAAAATGTAGCGTTGTTTAGAAAGTTGTTCGCTGTATTATACTGCTTGAAAACGACCGCAATTTTATTAGCATTTACGCGCTGTATAGCCGTTACACCTTTTATGCCACTTGTGAATATGTGGTTGAGAAATATTGGACTTTTATTTCCCAATCTGTCCTTTGGGTCCACATGCTCTACAAAAACTTTAAACTCCAATTTTCCCGAGTTCTCAGGGTATAGTCTTTTGTAGTCCGGTTTAAAGTACGGTAAATATGCACTATTAGTACTATTAGATTGCTCACCCCCGCCGCCATCGTCCGTGCCGCCTAGGCCGTCGGTTTTGGAGCGTTTAAGGGTGGGCGGGTTTTCCCCGCCCCCCTCGTTTCCTCCCATTGTTTAGCCAGtaactataattatttacaaaattttacatcaaatatatacaaattaaGTTAGTTTAAACTAATAAACCACAATTTTAAAAGTTTGGAGCGAAAATTTTCCGACTACTTTTTTCAAGTTCCCGCCAAAGAATCCCCAAAAACATGTCAAAGagggtcatttttttttattgtttcggATTCCAGTCTAACCTcacagacgggcgtaccggaccgcgaccttgCTTCGCTCTCttatatagtctggcaaacacaacttgtcaGGCAGTAAGACACCAGGAAAACTATaatcatccctttcttttgggtactTGGGTGGGTCTTTAGCAcccagtatgattctctctgtgttTGAAATAGGACAGTCCGGGGAAAAACGGGCCAAACTATGACTGCGTCCTTAACTCACCTTTTGAGTAACCGTGTATCATAGACATAATtaattttagttaattaacaagGTTTTATAATAGAAATTAGTGAAACTACTGAAAATAACTGGCAGTTGGATTTGAAATTTGACAGTCCCTTGAGGAATATAAAACATTATCATTATTTTCAGTTTTGAAAAATGTAGTAATGTCTACATTCAAAGCagctattttaaaatttttcttGGTTAACACATAATTAAGCTACTTTCATGTACCTAAGGTTGCTGTTAATGTTTGGCCTAATTCACCCGAAATTATCGTGAATTTAGTTGTGAGTATTTTAATGCataattccatttttttcttAGTCGTTTCAAAGTTAAAGGCGCTTAACACACtgcatccgattcgcacgtcgcgaCGTGCGAGCGGGATAttgctataatacgcgcatagcgttgtcttgctcaaacatcggagcgacgtgcgaatcggatgcaGTGTGCCATGCGCCTAGCCCGACAAGTTACACCGTCGCGATAATGCATAGTTACCTCTGCCTCCCACTGCCGTGAAATCGCACGTAAGTACCTAATAGTACCTAGAAgataagtgcaacgattttgatagcacagcacgcagtgcaagtgtgcacgtaaaacttctatgaaattatgacgtataaaatgacactcgcactgcgtgtgctatcaaaatcgttgcaggccatgaatctagtataactggatcggtcatgaggggtggggggaaatgaccgaacggggtagtcttatgtatctttcagtaggagtagcagagaaagcgctgttattgtttgtccttgtcacagtctcacttttttttatattccccaccgtaaatttgtatggtttatggtgggctacaaatctaatacaccaatcatattgtcgcattgcgtatgttccgttcctcacgggcgcacgcgtatagctcatctatgtaatgctaggtcaatgttgcagacttgtcttggctATTCATACTCCTACAATGCAGTCCGCCTCGCAGGcgctatttctaaaaaaaatatagctatTTTGGTGATTTTTGATCACATACACAGCGAATTcctttatatatttcaataaaacctGCTAAGCCCGTGTTTTTCATTGTAAAGAAAATGGCGGACTGCAGTCCTGCATTAACATTCACGGTCCAATTCACTACATAGTCCAGCTACGCAGGACGTCAGACCACACCACAGACAATCCTGCGCGGCGGACTGCAAGCGCTGGGCCGGGCTTGTAGGACTTGTAGTACGCCACGTAGTCCATGACCACATTCACAATCCTACATAATGAGGCGGACTACCATGGGAGTGTGAATGAGGGTATTTCTACGCGATTTCacaagcccgctccagactacgcgccgcgattcgcgcacgagtgtggaggacccttaaGGCTTTTTTGTGCTTGCTGCATGCCTTTGCTTAGTgacaaaatggcggcaaaaggTTGAAATTCAATGCTGTTCCTTCCTTCCTAATCCAAAAACACTCAActgcaaaaataattattattaattaacacacttattaataagttattaataataacCCATCAAAATCAACATTAAGAACCTAATCAATTGTCAATATTAAATCAATGATATATGTCCACAGATTTGTCTTGACTTACCTGACTCATCCTCGCAAATGGCAATATATTCAACTTTAAGTGATGCTATGAGCTACAAAGTATACGATTTGGTGCCAAATTCTCTTACCGCCAAAAGTTTAATCAGTTCTGGCAGTACAAATTCAAACTACAAACGACGTAAAAGCAAGAACAAGTCAGTCTATATCTCTAATAATCATATGCACTTGCGTGCCCTCACTGAAGAAAAATCCGAAAACAAGCTCTTATCTTCTTTTCAACTAGCTGCGAAATTGTATAAATCTAATTCTGATGAATTCAAAACGCCTCAGAAAATGAGTAAGAAGAGCAACAAAAAGTCCGTGTTGACTCTTCCTAATGAGCCAGCTGTACTGCCTCAGTCTTGCACTGTAAGCGATATGAACGACAGCGAATATTTCAAACGTATTCACAAACCTAAGGCGCAAAAGACGAAAAAAAGCCAGCCTCGGAAGAAAAATCCCAAGCTACCAGATTACAACTGTGAATATTATGACAGAGACGCAGACTACTGCTCCCAAATGAACGTATACCTAGATTGTAGTTCTGTAGATGTTGTTAAGAATTTTAAAGGCGACTGCCGGAGAAAAGCAAGAGATTCTTATAATTCCAAAACTGAAACCAATGCACCGTCTCCATCTGATGTTTGGTCTGTGTTGAGGAATATGAATAGATTTCAATTTTATCCATCTCCACCCATGTCTGATGACAGTAACTACGAGATAAAGCCGAGAAAAAAAGTAGTCAAGAAGAAACTTAATAGAGGGTGAGATATCTTTGTGATCTAGTCTTTCCTATGAGAGAATTAATCAAGCTGCCAATCTTTAGTTACCTATAGacaatcaatttaatttaaaatttcataaaaagttGACTATGAATCAAAATGTTTCTGTTTCAGCGTTTATGAGACGTGCCGAACTGAGCAGATTTATTTCCAAACTGAGCTTAATGTTCCTGGAGATGGCAGTCTTTCAGCGTCTTCTCAGATAACCGTGATCGACAAAAATGAAGAACTCAATAAATTTTgcaaaaaagtggaaattacATCTTTTGAACAGAATGTACCACTGGTTACTCCAAAGAATAAGAAGCAAGATTCGCCAAAGTCTAATAACAGAAGATGTAGAAATTCCAACCttaaatttacaacaaagaaaAATTCCGCTAGCAAAGATACGCTCATTGACCAAAAATCTAAACTATCTGAAGTATCGATGAAGCCAGATCAAACATTAAATAGAGGTGATGGCAGCTTTGAAGATTCACAGACAAAACATATTTGTACGACAGTTGAAGTGCAAACCGAAACGGATAGTGatagtaagtatttaaaaaagaaataaatattattaagctATATCACaatacttctttttttttgccttaTCTCCACTACATGagtttgtctggaagagatcgctcctTAGCGATatgaccgcctgttgtctaccaaAGAAGTTGTGCTTAATTTGAAAGTCATGTTCTTTTTCATATTGGtgaacaataaagaatatttgtatcgTATATCAGGAATGTTGATAGATTTGATAGTATTAATAGAATTGTATGTTGCAGACAAAAAAGATGATAAACCTCAAATAAATTCTAACGTTCGTGTACACAATGCTGTAAGCAACACCGGGAGTATGAGCGGTGATATACCGAAACAAATTATGAACAGTCGTCTGGACATGAGAGCGCCTCCCCGACGTCCTTTACCAAGTCGGGTACCCTGGACTAGCACTCAACCGCGTCCCAATATTCCACCGGATCGCCCCTTAACAAATGCTTCTAAAGTTATACTCATTCCACCTCATGGCTTGATGTTTTCCAAACTACAAGACAGCCCTAGAGTCCCTTACCAGGCCACAGCGGATCCAATGCACCCGTTAACTCAAACCGCCATACGCAGAATTGTAGCCAAAATCAAATTCCCATTGGTTATTTTGGAAAAAGATCAAGTCAGTGGCACATTTGAACTAGAACATTACGATAACCCACAATTCAGAGGATTAGATGAGCATATGTGGCCTTTCATGGTCAATTGGATGGAGAAACCTAAATCACCTGAATTTGAAACGGCGGCGCAATTTAAAAAGCAAACTTTCAAGGACAAAGGGCCTATTTCGACAAACTTTGATTGTACAGTTCgcaacaaaaagaaacagataAGTTCAACTCTCAGTAACGTGGAATCTAAACAGAATAGTGTCGCCAAAACAAAACCAGCATCCCGATTCCGAGATAACATATTGAAGCTTTTGTATAAGAAGACTTCTAATCAAACGATGGGTAATGATATCTTACCTAAACGTGTCCAGCGGGACGCGAATGTGAACCCGTTGCCAATCAGCAGCAATAACGTTGGTTCAAGCAAATGTAAGACATTGAGCGTAGTCACCAGCAGTAGCTCCATAGCAAAATCTCGAGCATTGATTCCACCTCGAGCGAGCGGTCCATCTCGAGCGAGGAGTCCACCTCGGGCGAGGACTCCACCTCGAGCGAGGACTCCACCTCGAGCGAGGAGTCCACCTCGAGCGAGGACTCCACCTCAAACGAGGACTCTAGTGAGAACAGAAAAACCAAGTTTTCCAACATCACCCCTGCCGCCGACATCACCGTCCAAAATTTTTATACCCCCGAAAAAACGTGAACCTCAAAGAATGTGGGGTAAAGCCAAATGGGCGAGTgattttattgaaaatgttattaataaGATTAAATGTGGCATATATACTAGCGAACCGCAAACGAAGAATATAAATTTGCAAAAACCTCCTCAGAATCGCACAAGCGATACCAGTGACTTAAACAATAGTAAGTGTGGTTTGTCTTAAGCAATTATGATTGTGTAATAAGGTATGGATCACACCAAAAAGCTCGGCATAAGACCAGTGCGCCGCCTCATCCCGACACGCTTAGTGTTCTTTGTAGGAAACTTTATACCGTAACACACACTGATTGGCTTCGGAACAGCATTGCCTAGCCTGTCTTCCAACTGGTTGTCACCGCGCTTGCGGCTAGCTGTCATCGCAGAGACGGCGCGCTTAACGCCCGCGGTTTCCCCCTCGGCACCATTGTTAACACAAGCACTGTAAGCGCACTGTCGCTCAGCTGTAAGCGCGTTGTCGACCAGCAGCAGTAGCCATTCCTACACGTTAAGTCGCTTCCGTTACGTGCTTGCATTGCGAGCGGATGATTTGTAATTTGGGGCGGCGCTGGTCTGATACCAAGCTTCTTGGTGTGCTCCAACTTTTAAGATTATTGTTAAGCTATTCTGTGAGTTACAGATGCAAAGGAGGTGTCCATTCAGGTGACCATGCCCATAATTACAGAAGATTTCACGCCAAAAGTCACTATACAAAAGAAAAGGGAACTTACTGTAATGTTGCCTGGATTTGATGATGCTATGCCGCCACTGGAAATAAAATCAATGACTCGGAACTTAATCGCAGTGAAGCATTGCATTATGAATGTTTTACTACAATTTGACGTGAACGTACCGCCAGAAGCGGACCAAAGCGGTCTCGCCATCAAGCTTTCTACTTCTTGCATACCTCTCTCTGCAACAAAGAGCAGGACCAAAGTATTTAAATGCAAAACTGGTATCCTTAATGCTGCATTGCCTGCTGAACTTTGCAGCATTATACCGAGGGTGATGACGCAATTTTTGAATAAAGACACGCCACCGCCCCTAACATTAAACGAACCAAAGAAAAATGCATCTTTAAGCACCATATCTGAATACACGACGACATCTGATATCCAGGAGCCAAGCATATTTCCATTGTTGCCTCAAATAAGAATGTCTTCAGAGCTGATGAGATTAAGAAACGGGAGATTCTCGAAAAATCCAAAGTCGTGGGCAGAAATGTCAAATGAAAACATTTACATCATTTCAATAAAGGAATTTCCATATCAGTACCGTAACATAGTAGGAATATTGTCACCGCAAACATCACTATACCGTCAAGACATTGTAGTACATCCGAGTTGCGCGTTAGTACTGAATTCAACCAAAACTCAATGTATTTCGTCGAATCTTCCAAGTCAAAATTCTGCATCTAAACCTAATTTATGCACAGATTTAGTTCCGTATACAGGTAATAAACTATCATATGGTGGATGTATAGTACAAAATACACAACTGATAGCGTTAAAAGAACTCTTCAATAAAATGTTACAAGTCAATACAAATTCTCTCTCGGAGTATTTACCTACCATCAAGATGCAAACCTTTAATAATCATGTCTACGTGAACTTGACTATTGGCAACCATCAGGGAATAGGTGCTTCTTTGTGCATCGACACTacacattttaaatataaaccgcTAAGCATTGTTACTACGATAATGTCATCCACCGCTACTGTGAAATATGAACGTTCTGAGAAACAAATTGAGTACATAAAACTTGCGGAGATAAAAGAATCTAACAGAACAGAAACAAGAAAACTAGTGCCGAATTCATCAATGACTAAAATTAGAAAGAAAGGTCACGTGAGATACGTACATCTTTATAAGAAATGCAAATCCACTTCGCACATCGTAGCGGAACGAAGGAGCACGCCTTTGAGTAAAGTGACGAATTTGGACGAATTCTTTCAAGCAATGGGCGCGGGGAAACTGCTATCCAGTGTTTTTGATGGCAGTTGTGAGAAGAAACTTCTGGCGTTCGTTTCAGACGTAAGACCTATTGAACTATTTTAGATTGAATCATTTTGAATCCTTTAAACGCGGCGCGTTATCGTCAACCTTGCCGAAATGCACGGAGGTTGATGGGCTGTAGCTGCGCGCGTCAGTTGATATCTTTGGCGGTCAAGGTGTACCTAAAAGATACCTAACGCCATTACATCagacaatattttttcagctGAAAACTTACATTTCGGGAATAACACCGAGGCAAGCTTTATTAGTCATGTTACTGGCAAACAAGAAAGATACGTGCAATTTAATAAGATTTCGGCCCGTAATCCTGCAGGGAATAGCGGTCCATAGGATCACATGCGCTAGCGAGTTGAATATGGAAGTCGAGGTCATTGAAAAGGAGAAATTCAATAGTATGCCAGAGGTACCTAAGCGTTGATTTatgaagtataaaaagtagaACTAGccaatttacaaaatatttagaacaacggttacactcactTGAATTTTTTGTCGCTATTGCTAAGTGCACGGAGTGCAGCCGCCGCGAGCACTCGAGCCTGAAGAAGGACCCCCGATGGTcccaaaacatgtcgccaatagcGACAAAAGAAACCAAGTGATTTCCGTTGttctaatattttaaaatatgtctcaagaaagtttaattttgattagCCAATTAATTTACCCTAATCAAACTATctattatatagataaatacatacttaagataatatataacATCCATATAGCACTAAGCCTAGTTCGGACAacgttagtaatttagtcgagtggAGAGTATTACGTGTCTGTAAACCAAATATTTTGTCGAGTAGATTAGTCAGCGAATTAGTCTTGTGGAtccattttattctattttttctgGCGAGTGAGCCTCCCCCACCACTCTTACTTATCTACTCGACAAAATTTTTGGTGTTCAGAcacgtttagtaactaaaatactcgccacttgactaaattaacgtagtccaaaccaggttttttttttacattttattttacgtttaaattttataagtttttatatttgtatcatTAATTTccacgtcacaataaataaaacagtaaataacatccatgcatagatcgtgatcggcaacgcaggcttcgtcaagtggacacaaaagcaaatcagcaacaggcttcgtcatcgacttacaaatgatg is part of the Cydia strobilella chromosome 17, ilCydStro3.1, whole genome shotgun sequence genome and harbors:
- the LOC134748799 gene encoding uncharacterized protein LOC134748799 isoform X1 is translated as MAIYSTLSDAMSYKVYDLVPNSLTAKSLISSGSTNSNYKRRKSKNKSVYISNNHMHLRALTEEKSENKLLSSFQLAAKLYKSNSDEFKTPQKMSKKSNKKSVLTLPNEPAVLPQSCTVSDMNDSEYFKRIHKPKAQKTKKSQPRKKNPKLPDYNCEYYDRDADYCSQMNVYLDCSSVDVVKNFKGDCRRKARDSYNSKTETNAPSPSDVWSVLRNMNRFQFYPSPPMSDDSNYEIKPRKKVVKKKLNRGVYETCRTEQIYFQTELNVPGDGSLSASSQITVIDKNEELNKFCKKVEITSFEQNVPLVTPKNKKQDSPKSNNRRCRNSNLKFTTKKNSASKDTLIDQKSKLSEVSMKPDQTLNRGDGSFEDSQTKHICTTVEVQTETDSDNKKDDKPQINSNVRVHNAVSNTGSMSGDIPKQIMNSRLDMRAPPRRPLPSRVPWTSTQPRPNIPPDRPLTNASKVILIPPHGLMFSKLQDSPRVPYQATADPMHPLTQTAIRRIVAKIKFPLVILEKDQVSGTFELEHYDNPQFRGLDEHMWPFMVNWMEKPKSPEFETAAQFKKQTFKDKGPISTNFDCTVRNKKKQISSTLSNVESKQNSVAKTKPASRFRDNILKLLYKKTSNQTMGNDILPKRVQRDANVNPLPISSNNVGSSKCKTLSVVTSSSSIAKSRALIPPRASGPSRARSPPRARTPPRARTPPRARSPPRARTPPQTRTLVRTEKPSFPTSPLPPTSPSKIFIPPKKREPQRMWGKAKWASDFIENVINKIKCGIYTSEPQTKNINLQKPPQNRTSDTSDLNNITDAKEVSIQVTMPIITEDFTPKVTIQKKRELTVMLPGFDDAMPPLEIKSMTRNLIAVKHCIMNVLLQFDVNVPPEADQSGLAIKLSTSCIPLSATKSRTKVFKCKTGILNAALPAELCSIIPRVMTQFLNKDTPPPLTLNEPKKNASLSTISEYTTTSDIQEPSIFPLLPQIRMSSELMRLRNGRFSKNPKSWAEMSNENIYIISIKEFPYQYRNIVGILSPQTSLYRQDIVVHPSCALVLNSTKTQCISSNLPSQNSASKPNLCTDLVPYTGNKLSYGGCIVQNTQLIALKELFNKMLQVNTNSLSEYLPTIKMQTFNNHVYVNLTIGNHQGIGASLCIDTTHFKYKPLSIVTTIMSSTATVKYERSEKQIEYIKLAEIKESNRTETRKLVPNSSMTKIRKKGHVRYVHLYKKCKSTSHIVAERRSTPLSKVTNLDEFFQAMGAGKLLSSVFDGSCEKKLLAFVSDLKTYISGITPRQALLVMLLANKKDTCNLIRFRPVILQGIAVHRITCASELNMEVEVIEKEKFNSMPEYPDVPPSLESKENNDNLLEELIWIAKTTASDYQRQFDGSSEKLLKTLLGKRKRLNPSYLRVMARYVGLGLLKTPVNR
- the LOC134748799 gene encoding uncharacterized protein LOC134748799 isoform X3 is translated as MAIYSTLSDAMSYKVYDLVPNSLTAKSLISSGSTNSNYKRRKSKNKSVYISNNHMHLRALTEEKSENKLLSSFQLAAKLYKSNSDEFKTPQKMSKKSNKKSVLTLPNEPAVLPQSCTVSDMNDSEYFKRIHKPKAQKTKKSQPRKKNPKLPDYNCEYYDRDADYCSQMNVYLDCSSVDVVKNFKGDCRRKARDSYNSKTETNAPSPSDVWSVLRNMNRFQFYPSPPMSDDSNYEIKPRKKVVKKKLNRGVYETCRTEQIYFQTELNVPGDGSLSASSQITVIDKNEELNKFCKKVEITSFEQNVPLVTPKNKKQDSPKSNNRRCRNSNLKFTTKKNSASKDTLIDQKSKLSEVSMKPDQTLNRGDGSFEDSQTKHICTTVEVQTETDSDNKKDDKPQINSNVRVHNAVSNTGSMSGDIPKQIMNSRLDMRAPPRRPLPSRVPWTSTQPRPNIPPDRPLTNASKVILIPPHGLMFSKLQDSPRVPYQATADPMHPLTQTAIRRIVAKIKFPLVILEKDQVSGTFELEHYDNPQFRGLDEHMWPFMVNWMEKPKSPEFETAAQFKKQTFKDKGPISTNFDCTVRNKKKQISSTLSNVESKQNSVAKTKPASRFRDNILKLLYKKTSNQTMGNDILPKRVQRDANVNPLPISSNNVGSSKCKTLSVVTSSSSIAKSRALIPPRASGPSRARSPPRARTPPRARTPPRARSPPRARTPPQTRTLVRTEKPSFPTSPLPPTSPSKIFIPPKKREPQRMWGKAKWASDFIENVINKIKCGIYTSEPQTKNINLQKPPQNRTSDTSDLNNITDAKEVSIQVTMPIITEDFTPKVTIQKKRELTVMLPGFDDAMPPLEIKSMTRNLIAVKHCIMNVLLQFDVNVPPEADQSGLAIKLSTSCIPLSATKSRTKVFKCKTGILNAALPAELCSIIPRVMTQFLNKDTPPPLTLNEPKKNASLSTISEYTTTSDIQEPSIFPLLPQIRMSSELMRLRNGRFSKNPKSWAEMSNENIYIISIKEFPYQYRNIVGILSPQTSLYRQDIVVHPSCALVLNSTKTQCISSNLPSQNSASKPNLCTDLVPYTGNKLSYGGCIVQNTQLIALKELFNKMLQVNTNSLSEYLPTIKMQTFNNHVYVNLTIGNHQGIGASLCIDTTHFKYKPLSIVTTIMSSTATVKYERSEKQIEYIKLAEIKESNRTETRKLVPNSSMTKIRKKGHVRYVHLYKKCKSTSHIVAERRSTPLSKVTNLDEFFQAMGAGKLLSSVFDGSCEKKLLAFVSDLKTYISGITPRQALLVMLLANKKDTCNLIRFRPVILQGIAVHRITCASELNMEVEVIEKEKFNSMPEASDYQRQFDGSSEKLLKTLLGKRKRLNPSYLRVMARYVGLGLLKTPVNR